In Colletotrichum lupini chromosome 6, complete sequence, a single window of DNA contains:
- a CDS encoding glutathione-dependent formaldehyde-activating — protein sequence MSHSTAEKDPSIFPLTGGCACGNIRYSLNAPPMVVHCCHCTSCQRETGTAFALNAVVEGDEVTLLPSKSSSSASLLRPLASFPESAFDDWTPRQHQQSRPADNVHGTSENKGKGDDDTDDAGKRRVQAGIPSPVILPVPADSGAPQHIARCPVCLTPVWSNYDGTGPLMKFLRVGTLDAPALLGGPDVYIFMRSKLPFVEVADDGKPRFDEFYPTKEGVWGPQGLARREKLLVRIREWRKENGLDG from the coding sequence ATGTCTCACTCCACCGCCGAAAAAGACCCTTCCATCTTCCCCCTCACCGGCGGCTGCGCCTGCGGCAACATCCGATACTCCCTCAATGCCCCGCCCATGGTCGTCCACTGCTGCCACTGCACCTCCTGCCAGCGTGAGACCGGCACCGCCTTCGCCCTCAACGCCGTCGTCGAGGGAGACGAGGTGACCCTCCTCCCGAGCAAGTCCTCCTCGTCCGCCTCGCTGCTGCGGCCGCTGGCGTCGTTCCCGGAGTCTGCCTTTGATGATTGGACTCCCAGGCAGCATCAGCAGTCCAGGCCCGCCGACAATGTTCACGGGACGAGCGAGAACAAGGGCAAGGGCGATGATGATACTGACGATGCCGGCAAACGCCGCGTCCAGGCCGGTATCCCTTCACCCGTGATCCTCCCCGTCCCCGCCGACTCGGGCGCCCCTCAGCACATTGCTCGCTGTCCCGTCTGTCTCACGCCCGTCTGGAGCAACTACGACGGTACAGGCCCCCTGATGAAATTCCTCCGCGTCGGCACCCTCGACGCCCCTGCGCTGCTGGGCGGTCCGGATGTCTACATCTTTATGCGCAGTAAGCTTCCGTTCGTCGAGGTTGCGGACGATGGTAAGCCCCGCTTCGATGAATTCTATCCTACCAAGGAAGGCGTTTGGGGTCCCCAAGGTCTTGCGCGCCGGGAGAAGCTGCTCGTTCGGATTAGAGAGTGGAGGAAGGAGAATGGGCTGGATGGGTAG